A genomic window from Leishmania major strain Friedlin complete genome, chromosome 18 includes:
- a CDS encoding UDP-glucose pyrophosphorylase — MENDMKSLSAAAQACVKKMRDAKVNEACIRTFIAQHVMVSKGETGSIPDSAIMPVDSLDALDSLTIECDNAVLQSTVVLKLNGGLGTGMGLCDAKTLLEVKDGKTFLDFTALQVQYLRQHCSEHLRFMLMDSFNTSASTKSFLKARYPWLYQVFDSEVELMQNQVPKILQDTLEPAAWAENPAYEWAPPGHGDIYTALYGSGKLQELVEQGYRYMFVSNGDNLGATIDKRVLAYMEKEKIDFLMEVCRRTESDKKGGHLARQTVYVKGKDGQPDAEKRVLLLRESAQCPKADMESFQDINKYSFFNTNNLWIRLPVLLETMQEHGGTLPLPVIRNEKTVDSSNSASPKVYQLETAMGAAIAMFESASAIVVPRSRFAPVKTCADLLALRSDAYVVTDDFRLVLDDRCHGHPPVVDLDSAHYKMMNGFEKLVQHGVPSLVECKRVTVKGLVQFGAGNVLTGTVTIENTDSASAFVIPDGAKLNDTTASPQQSTNK, encoded by the coding sequence ATGGAAAACGACATGAAGtccctcagcgccgccgctcaggCGTGCGTAAAGAAGATGCGCGACGCCAAGGTGAACGAGGCATGCATTCGCACCTTCATCGCACAGCACGTCATGGTCAGTAAAGGCGAGACAGGGTCCATTCCCGACTCcgccatcatgccggtcgaCTCCCTCGATGCCCTGGACAGCCTCACCATTGAGTGCGACAACGCTGTCCTGCAGAGTACCGTTGTGCTGAAGCTGAACGGCGGCCTCGGCACCGGCATGGGGCTGTGCGACGCCAAGACGCTGCTCGAGGTCAAGGATGGCAAGACGTTTCTTGACTTTACAGCGCTTCAGGTACAGTACCTTCGCCAGCACTGCAGCGAGCACCTGCGCTTTATGTTGATGGACAGCTTCAACACCTCCGCTAGCACCAAGAGCTTTCTGAAGGCGCGCTACCCGTGGCTGTACCAGGTCTTTGACTCAGAGGTGGAGCTGATGCAGAATCAGGTGCCCAAAATACTGCAGGACACGCTCGAGCCGGCGGCCTGGGCCGAGAACCCGGCGTACGAGTGGGCGCCGCCGGGGCACGGTGACATCTACACCGCTCTGTATGGCTCCGGCAAGCTACAGGAACTCGTCGAGCAGGGCTACCGCTACATGTTCGTCAGCAACGGGGACAACCTCGGCGCCACCATCGACAAGCGCGTGCTGGCGTACatggagaaagagaagatCGACTTTCTGATGGAGGTGTGCCGCCGAACGGAGAGCGACAAGAAAGGCGGTCACCTGGCTCGGCAGACGGTGTATGTGAAGGGCAAGGACGGTCAACCAGACGCCGAGAAgagggtgctgctgctgcgggagtCCGCCCAGTGCCCCAAGGCGGACATGGAAAGCTTCCAGGACATCAACAAGTACTCCTTCTTCAACACGAACAACCTATGGATCAGGCTCCCGGTGCTCCTGGAGACGATGCAGGAGCAcggcggcacgctgccgctgccggtcaTCCGAAACGAGAAGACGGTCGATTCATCTAATTCAGCATCACCCAAGGTGTATCAACTGGAAACTGCCATGGGTGCCGCGATCGCCATGTTCGAAAGCGCATCGGCCATTGTcgtgccgcgcagccgcttcgCGCCAGTGAAGACGTGCGCCGATCTGCTCGCTCTGCGCTCCGACGCCTACGTCGTGACGGACGACTTCCGGCTCGTCCTGGACGATCGCTGCCACGGCCACCCGCCTGTCGTTGACCTCGACAGCGCGCACTACAAGATGATGAATGGCTTTGAGAAGCTCGTGCAACACGGCGTGCCATCGCTGGTGGAATGCAAACGCGTGACGGTGAAGGGGCTGGTTCAGTTCGGTGCTGGCAACGTGCTCACAGGCACGGTCACGATCGAGAACACGGACAGCGCCTCGGCGTTTGTGATCCCCGATGGTGCCAAGCTGAACGACACAACGGCGTCACCGCAGCAGTCGACCAACAAGTAG
- a CDS encoding putative dynein light chain 2B, cytoplasmic: MAAAGSGPDIEELVKRITSHHGVRGFLIINNEGIAIRHSFTEASRELAVQYAALFQPLAMSAKTVLQEIDSNNELQLIRLRSKKDEVIVAPDSKYMLIIIQDADMDKAESKK; the protein is encoded by the coding sequence ATGGCTGCCGCCGGCTCGGGTCCTGATATCGAGGAGCTGGTGAAGCGCATCACTTCTCACCACGGCGTGCGTGGGTTCTTGATCATCAACAATGAAGGCATCGCCATCCGCCATAGCTTCACCGAGGCATCGCGGGAGCTGGCGGTACAGTATGCGGCACTTTTCCAGCCGCTGGCTATGAGCGCCAAGACAGTGCTGCAGGAGATCGACAGCAACAATGAGCTCCAGCTCATTCGGTTGCGCTCCAAGAAGGACGAGGTCATTGTGGCACCAGATAGCAAGTACATGCTCATCATCATCCAAGATGCCGACATGGACAAGGCAGAGTCTAAGAAGTGA